The genomic interval TAATCAAGGCCAGGTTTGTATCTCCTTACAACGTATTTATGTCCATGAAAATGAATATGGAGAATTTGTAGATAAATTAGTTGAGGAAACAAAGAAACTTAAAGTAGGAAATCCGCTTGAAGAAGATACGAATGTATCTGCATTAATTTCAGAGAAAGATGTTCTCATTCTTTGAAGGTAAATATAAACAAATTAGCTAATTTATAAATTTTCTATGAGGTACATCTAATTTTAAATTAACTACTATTTAGGATAATCTCATATGCTAAGAAGGACCATCCATATGATTTCATTACACAAAAATTTGTTTGAGAAGAACAAATGAAGGCATACAATAATTAAGAAGCGAGGCTTAAAGCCTTGCTTTTTTTTGTAAGACCTCATTATTTCCATTACCAATAGACCATTAACCCTAATCGTTAGAAAAATAAGTTAAAGATAACTGTAATGAGGTGATGTATCTGAAAGCAGTGGGATCATTCGGAAAGTAGTAAAGGACAGAACATTGCACCTTAAAAGAAGTCATTGAAAGAAGCAGGTTGCACGGAGTTTTAAATAGAAAAAATAAGTGGTGCTTCAATGGAGCGTCCAGAATTATAAAGGATATTAGAAGAGCTTGAATCAGGTGATACTGTAATCATTCGCGAAATAAGTCGCATATCAAGGTCAACTAAAGACTTACTAACAATAGTTGAAACCATCAAATAAACAATGTATGAACCAGTTCAAAATTGATGTGAATAAAATACGAAAAGACAAAATATTTATTGAAGAATGTAGAATGTGATAACGATTTAATTTGTTGACTATTATACTAGATTGATATATTATTAATTCGAGATAAATCAATTAAAAGTAATCTAATTAAAGGAGAATGACATATAATGAACGTATTAGTAGTAAAAGCCAATAATCGTCCAGCTTCAGATGCTGTATCAAGTAAAATGTATGAAACTTTCATGGAGAACATAGAAGGTGTAAATGTAACTACTTATGATGTATTTGCAGAAGATATGCCTTACTTTGGTCAAGAGTTATTCAACGCTTTCGGTAAAGTAGAATCTGGGGAAGAAATGACAGATGTTGAACAACGACTTTTAGCAGCAAAACAAAAAGCAATGGATGCTTTAACTGCAGCAGACGTAGTTGTATTTGCGTTCCCGTTATGGAACTTAACAATCCCAGCTAAATTACAAACTTTCATTGACTATGTATACCAAGCAGGTTTTACATTCAAATATGATGAAAATGGCCAATTAGTACAATTAATGACTGACAAAAAAGCGATTATTCTAAGTGCACGTGGTGGCGTCTACTCAACACCAGAAGCGGCACCAATGGAAATGGCTGCTACTTATATTAAAAATGTTGTTGGCGGAGTATTCGGTTTGGAAATCATTGATGAAGTTATTATTGAAGGTCATAATGCAATGCCAGATCAAGCCCAAACAATTATTGCTGAAGGTTTAGAAAAAGTTGCAGCTGTGGCAAAAAATTTAGCAGCAGTTACTGCTTAATTCATTTTTAAACAAAAGTGTCATTCAGAAATGTTATGAATGACACTTTTTTTGCGTCAAAAAGTGACTGAATTGAAAAGAAGGTATATCAGATCCAAAAAGAAGTAAGTTTAAATCTCCACATCACCATGATACTTTTTCTAAAAATCTATATAATTCGATTCAATTGGAACTGTTGTTCATCATTTATTGATAACCTGATCCCCATTCAGCCATTACATCTATAATTGGTCTGAGTGTATTACCTAAATCACTAAGAAAATATTCTACTCTTGGTGGAACCTCGGCATAAACTTGGCGTTCTATTATCCCATCCTCCTCCATTGACCGTAAATTCTGTGTCTGTGTGAGTACCTTTTGGCTAATACCTACAATAAAACCTAAGACTATTTCTTACTTAAAACCAGTAGAAGGTATGATAAAAGTTAGCTTTACGCCAGAATTTCCAGAGCGTGAAGATGGATTCCTCGGCATACAAAAACTTTATGATATTCAATTCTCTAAAAATTATTATGCAGTCAGAATTAAGGTATGCTGCTGTAAATTCGGGTAAGATAATTTTAGTAGATGCTTATTCAACTGATTGTGAATTACGAAGATATGATCTTACCGTATTAGAGGATGAGAAACATTTATTTCCTCCCTATCAAGGAGCACCCTTATTAAAGCAAATAACATTAGAAAAATATCCAGAGTTAAGAGGTATTTTAAATAAACGTGCTGGTTTAATTACTGATGAGGAAATGAGAAAAATGAATTATGAAGTAGCTGTAGGGAAGAAAAAGGCTAACAGTGTAGCTAAAGAGTTTTAGAAAGAAATCATTTACTCAACAAAGATTAAGGCTTGCTAATCAAGAAACTACATAAGAGCTTTTCACTAACATATTTCAATCACTTTAAAGAAAGGAGTGACGTATATGGGGATTGAAATAAAAGAAATCCTCGCAAAGAAAATTCTTACTGAAGCAAAGGGTTATTTAGATGTTGGATTTACTCATTCATTGAATCCTTATAGTGGTTGTGCGTTTTCTTGCAGGTATTGTTATGTAAGAGAAATGCCGATTCAAAGATTCAAAGAAATTCCTTGGGGAGAATGGTTGGACATAAAAACAAACGCAGCAGAAAATTACCGAAATGAAATGATCAAGCTTCATAAAAAAAATAAACCAGTGAATATTTTTATGTCTTCTGCAACAGATCCTTACCAACCCATAGAACGTAAAGCGAACATTACACGGGGGATATTAGAAGAAATGATTGAAAATCCACCCGACTTTCTTCAAATCCAAACACGAAGCCCACTGGTCACTAAGGATATTGATTTGTTAGTGAATTTGAAAGATAAATGTGAAGTCCTTGTATCGATGACAATCGAAACAGATAGAGAAGATATAAAGCAACTATTTTCTCCATATGCACCTGGTATAAAATTACGGATCAAAGCCTTAAAAGAAGTACATGATGCTGGAGTATCGACACAAGCTTCAATTTCTCCAGTATTACCCTTTACTCCTGATTTTCCAAAAGTATTGGATGGTATCGCGGACCATATTTGGATCGATACTCTAAGTATTGGGGATGGCTTGATGGGGAAACGTTCAGAAAGATTAGGAATGCCAAAACTATTTGAAGAACATGGTTTATCAAAGTGGTATCAAAAAGATTTACATGTAAAGGTAGAAAAATATTTTAATAAATATTTTCGTAGTGAAATGATACGAGTTTCTAAAAAAGAAGCCTTCCCAAGATAAAAAGCTTGATGATGGAGCAGATTAGGGAGTGCACCAAGATTATGATTGATGTTGAAGAAGGGGCATCATTCTTTTTACTTTAGGAATCTTTACTGTCTCAGGCCTCGAGAAGTGATTATCCCTTCTTCGAAGAAATACTTAAAAATACTGCTTACTTCCTTATTCTTTCTTTACTCGAAAGATTCAGTCCAATGTTCTCAACTAACTCAAATAATGAAGTATTAAATGAAGAGACTTCACCGATTCTAACTCAAACAAAGCTGTACATCAAAGATAACTTATCTGATACATTAAAACTCAGTGATATAGCTCAATATTTACATATCTCTAGTCGACACTTATCAAGACTTTTTGTAAAAGAGCTAGGAGTTAGTTATTCAGAGTATGTGAAAAATGAAAGGATACAAAAATCAGCTTTCTACTTAAAACGACAAATATAAGCATTAAAGATATTAGTGAACAAACAGGTTTTAAAAATGTTCACTACTTTACCGGTGTGTTCACAGCTACAGTCGGAATTCCTCCTTGGAATTGGGTTGAGCAATGTGTGAAATCTGCTGATAACGATGCAGTATGGGTAGATTTTTATGAGGTGCCGGAAAAAGCGTT from Metabacillus sediminilitoris carries:
- a CDS encoding recombinase family protein, translated to MLEELESGDTVIIREISRISRSTKDLLTIVETIK
- a CDS encoding winged helix-turn-helix transcriptional regulator; amino-acid sequence: MVLGFIVGISQKVLTQTQNLRSMEEDGIIERQVYAEVPPRVEYFLSDLGNTLRPIIDVMAEWGSGYQ
- a CDS encoding SPL family radical SAM protein, translating into MGIEIKEILAKKILTEAKGYLDVGFTHSLNPYSGCAFSCRYCYVREMPIQRFKEIPWGEWLDIKTNAAENYRNEMIKLHKKNKPVNIFMSSATDPYQPIERKANITRGILEEMIENPPDFLQIQTRSPLVTKDIDLLVNLKDKCEVLVSMTIETDREDIKQLFSPYAPGIKLRIKALKEVHDAGVSTQASISPVLPFTPDFPKVLDGIADHIWIDTLSIGDGLMGKRSERLGMPKLFEEHGLSKWYQKDLHVKVEKYFNKYFRSEMIRVSKKEAFPR
- a CDS encoding FMN-dependent NADH-azoreductase; this translates as MNVLVVKANNRPASDAVSSKMYETFMENIEGVNVTTYDVFAEDMPYFGQELFNAFGKVESGEEMTDVEQRLLAAKQKAMDALTAADVVVFAFPLWNLTIPAKLQTFIDYVYQAGFTFKYDENGQLVQLMTDKKAIILSARGGVYSTPEAAPMEMAATYIKNVVGGVFGLEIIDEVIIEGHNAMPDQAQTIIAEGLEKVAAVAKNLAAVTA
- a CDS encoding AraC family transcriptional regulator encodes the protein MFSTNSNNEVLNEETSPILTQTKLYIKDNLSDTLKLSDIAQYLHISSRHLSRLFVKELGVSYSEYVKNERIQKSAFYLKRQI
- a CDS encoding glycine betaine ABC transporter substrate-binding protein codes for the protein MDSSAYKNFMIFNSLKIIMQSELRYAAVNSGKIILVDAYSTDCELRRYDLTVLEDEKHLFPPYQGAPLLKQITLEKYPELRGILNKRAGLITDEEMRKMNYEVAVGKKKANSVAKEF
- a CDS encoding AraC family transcriptional regulator — encoded protein: MSFLLKTTNISIKDISEQTGFKNVHYFTGVFTATVGIPPWNWVEQCVKSADNDAVWVDFYEVPEKALS